The region CAAACGATAATGatatgacattttaaaaaaaaaaatattattgatTATTGGAAACTAAAGCATCATGTGTTGCACCATCCTCttccatttgattttcttttaatatgatAAGACCTATATGAGAAGAGAAAGTGGAATACCCAATAATGGACAATAATAGTCCATATCTGTCTACAAACCATATGATAATGATCTTTAAGATTGTGTGTACTTAAATGTTTTTGCTAGATATACAAACACAAACTTATGCTTAAGGACAGAATACTAAACCAACAGTCATTCAAGAGAAGTCGGATTCTTCTACAAATTTGTCAAAAATAATACTCAATTCTCAAAATGATGGCAGCTGCAACTATCTTAGTTCTGTTAAGCTATTCTCAGTTTCCAGTTTCCGAGCTTGATATGTCCTCTATTATCCCCTTTCCATCCATAGCATCGAAGAAGAAGAAGTTCTTCATGGGATCTCCTTTGCCAGATATAGCCTTAATGACCTCCTGTGAAGTTGAACACTTACCTAGTTAAAATTAAGTGACTGTGCCTTGTAAAATTAAGTTCAACACACACACAtgcatatgaatatatatatatatatatatttataacaagagaaaaatatatatatatatacctgccCAAGAATTCCCCCTACAATGGCACAAACTGGAGGGAATTCTCTTCCATTGGTCACCAATCTTTCTAGGAGTGCATCAGGAATATGAGATTCATTCAAAGACTGCATGTTATTCCAAAAGGCCAGGGTAAGAAGATTAAAGAACAATACTATAAGAAAAGAAGCAGAAAAAGTTTCTTGAGAGTATCACACCTGTGACTCACAGAGCTCCTTTTTCAGCTTCTTTACACCAGGAAGATCATCATTTGAGACTTCCCCAGGCTTTCGTCCCTCAGCCTCTTCAAACCTTTCTAATACTGAAAAAGTGTGAGGATAATCCCAGTGAGTCCCACGTGACAGGCAATTATATAACAACCCGTAGAAAAGTAAGACTATTTTTCCAGCTTCAAGTTTCAAGCAATACTGGCCACAAAAGCTCAATCAGACATGCAATTTAATATTTGTTAGCACACCTCTCATGGCAAAAAAGACCTTCGACACTTTCCTTGGAAGTGTTTTCCAAGGAACTGAAATTGCTTCCTGCAATAAATGGATGCAAGTACACAATAGCATATAGTCAGTCACCATTAAATATGTaaatacaacaaaacaaaaaagtagGCGCTTTAGTTCTTCCAACTGCTTGGTGAGGAcggttagaaaaaaaaaaaaaaagataaccaTGGCATTAGAGGCAAAGTGGAGCAAAGGATTTAAAAAAAGAAAGTTATTAGAAACAAAGTAATACCTTAAAACTAGGATACTTCAATTCGCAGTCAACAGTTTCCTCAAGTTTTTTCTGTAACAAAAAATCAATCAAGTATAATTAAGAAATTATTGTTATTTCTTGAAAAGTTTATGATATGGAAAAGTACTTTCACAATGATCAGATCTGGTGCATGACAAGTCACTATATCAGAAACTAAATAACTACAACGTGATGATCACCTTTGAATATCTATGGAGTAGGAGATCAACAAAAATTTCACCACAAGAGTCCTTACAATCAACAGTATAGAATGCTACGCGCTTTGATAACTTTCGGCACTTGTCATTGATCAATTTCTGTCAAAGGGCAAAACAAAAATACAGGCAGGAGATATAAATCATAACCTTTTAGACGAGAATTATTCAAACATTGTCAAAAACGTTAAAGGATAGAATATTACTTTTGTTGAAAGCGAACTACAGCAGACAACCACAACATCAAACTTACTATAGAAATCCACACCAAAGCTCGACAAATCACCTGTAAGATCAAAATTCCAAATCCGCCTTGCTTAGTTTTCATTCACTTGAACATGAATATTAAGGTAATGTaccaacaaacaaaaaaattatagggCCATACATAATACTAACTCAATAATAGTGTTCAACTAGAGAAAAGCTATGCCATGATAGGTACAGACCTTTTTCGACAGAAACCCGAACCATTGGGTTAAAATCTTTCAAAGAATCACAACACAGCTCAGCTAAAGTTTTACCACTAAACACATTATCATCAGGAGGTATCAAAAAGTTAGCATCAAGAGCCTCTTCAGTTACTACTCGATCATCCACCAAGGTCAAGCTACCAACACCCGCTAGTACAATATTCTTGCAAaactatttaaaataaatatataaaaaccaATTAAAATTAACCCCCTTAAAAATTCAAATGTAgaataatattttacaataaaattGAATCAACTACATAATATGGGTATACGAAATTTAACTTAAAAGGAGGTCAATATGTTGTTACCTCAGCAGCAACTCCTTTCATTCCAGAAACCAAAATATGAGCTTTACTCAATCtaacaaaaaaatcaaaaatcCATTTCAATATATCATGAAATTCAGAAACCCAAGTATGAAATGTAGGGTTTACGCACCTTCTCTGAGCATCAGCGCCCCAAACCCTAATTTGGCGATCATACAGTGCAGTCTCTTGCTCAGTCAACTCCTCGCCGTCCATTTTCAACGTCAATCTACTTCCAATAAGTCGTAATTTTTAGCTTCTTCTcaagaaaaaatgaaaataaaaaaataaaaaatcaaatcaaCTGTGATTATACGCGCATAAGAGAAACCTACAAAACAGAGAAACTAAAGCTTGGATAGAAAATAGGGCAAGAGAAAACCCTAACAGAAATTGGGGCAAAACGCAGAAACTTTTACAGTACTCACTGGCAGCTGAAGAAAAAGCGGTAATGATTTGTAAATTCGCAAAGTTGTGGGTTTATCGAATAAATATAGGCCATTtacataatttaaataaagtcCAGGGACTTCaacaaaattttcatttttacTCTTTACAcctattttaataaatttaatttgttACCATCATAGTTgcttttgttaaatgatttttactttttttttttaccactTTTTCATAGGCAAAAATTCTTTTTGTCTTCACATTAAATCCTTATTGAATAAAAAGAATAAATGTAGATAAAACTCGTCTTGTTCACTctaaaaaaaatagtatatatttattataagtaATGTTAATAATTTCTAATAAATTAGTCATAAAATAGCAGTTGGCAATTCTTGAAAATAGATGGACATACCTATTTGCTATTATTTGAGGTCATCTTCTCTACTACTACCCTATACAAGCACATTGTATTTGACTATGAATGATAATTAAAGCCCATAGTgactaaaaattataaaaatcatttttttattttttttatactgATTTTTTTTAGTACATTTTAGTCATGACAATTGAGTTATAATCAAAGATATATTTAggataagaaaaaaaaactgataATCAATAACTTTACTTGCTTTGAAAACTTTGGATTCAAGAGTAACTCATTTCTTGAAACTATATGTCTTAGCTCTTCTTTCTCAGAAAATAGTAATGCTTTAAGTCCTTCTCCTACATAAACTTTTACAAGTCACTAAATCAAACTGAAAgaaaaaaattcataaacttacatcaaaataaaataacaactaaaAAAATGAGTAAAAAAATACCTGATTTATCTCTGACTCTTTGATTCTCTTGCTTTGGATTCCTTAGCATGTTCATAGTAAACCTAATTGAACCTTGAAATTTTTATAGGAAAATCTTGGAACTTGATCTATGATTTTGGCAGTCTCAATTGTCCCTATTCACAATTTAAATAGATATCACTAACATTGGGCTTATATTTTTATGCATTGAATTAACGAGTTTCTCCATGAATTGGAAGAGCCAAACTTGGAATTTGAAGATTCAAATCAATTTCACTTTTTTACAAATTATTGTTTGGAAAATTCCAAGAGTCGTTTTATAATATCATCTAAAGATAACGATTCCTTTTTTCCTCTGTTTTGGTAATTGAGAAAAACTAATCAATACAATTATACAGTAGGTGATTTATTGTTAAATTAAATGTTTATAAAAAaagatagaaaaaaataaataaaaagttataGCAACTAAAAGGGTAAAGAAGAGCCTATCGCCGACATCTACGAGAGAGGAGTTGAATGGTGAGAAATAGGACACGTGGCAAATGATTAACAATCccttattattaaataaataattaattaatatttgaagACCGACTTTTGGTTGGTTTCAGATTTTAATGTCTCTCACCCAAGCAACAAACCAACTTTACCCctatttttatttcattattaCTCAAATACCCTTGTCGGTGAACTACACGCGCTCAACTTTTTCTACTCTCTCTACTTGTCTACCTATTTATCCATAACCAAATTTTACATCAAATGTTCATTTATGAATTTAAATTAATGAAAAGTAAAAATTAAGCAGCGTGTGTCTTATcaatcaattaaaaaataaatttcacGGTGTAAAATAACCGTACGTAGTTACTATATATAGCTTTTTTTTTACTAGATATAGGTATTTATTATCCTAGGTTAAGAAACTACTAAAAAGAACAAAAGTCTTTAATGTTAAgacattaattttcaaattattctTCAAAAAAGATCAAATGTCGGTTCCATATAGTGTGTGTGTGTATGGTACATGATTAGTTTTGTTTTTATATCTAAAATTTTCTTAATTATGGTACTAACTTGTATTGAAATATTGGCAAAAGATAATTTGAAACCTAAAACCAATAATGGGTTTTTAATGGAGTGATTAAATTTTTGGTAAAAACCTCACACAACAACAAATCAAGTCAAGTCAAGCCGTCAACAACTGTTACACTCCACGCCCCCAAAATAAATAgggttttgtttatttatttaattattaaattaaacatCATAATAAACTAATGGATGATTTTGAACACTAGCCTTTTAAGTGTGCTAAATGTGATTTTTCTTTTAATGGGGTTTAATTATTAATATGCGCAACATGCAAACAAAATCTAAAGAAAGCAACATATCATTTTCATTGAAACCTTATTTCATCATCCATGGATGTCCTGTCACTTTCTCTCTCCCtaccattttttcttctttcctaaCTATTTTGGGCTATTCCTTTTTGCATGAATGGAGATTATATTATAGACCCTGTTGCCTGATTTGAAGCAAACATTTTTGTTCACATTAATATGGCCTATACAATTATTTGTGCAAAAGCAATAAAGGGTCCCCACCAACAACACATATCTAAGCACAAAATCTAACTCAATGATAATTAGATTTTCCTTTTTCTTGGCAttcaattcaaaatttaaaagaagaAAATTTGCTATATAATTGTAGAACTACTAGTTGTTCAAGTTTTTGGAGGTTGGTTTCCCACTCACAGTCAATGGGGGTGAGGGAGTGTGTTGTAAATTCACAAAACAGAGAGCCCCTCAAAAGAAAAATTCAAAGTAAGCCCAAAAGAAAGACATACCATGAAATGTGAAACACAATGCCACATGCTTTGTCTCAAGCATCCATCCTTGTACTTCATTTTCTTGGTTCACAAAAGTTGAAAGCAACAAACAGCCTGTCCCTATTATTAATtgtttgttgttattattatttatttatttattttaattattattttttttgttcataGGCCATAGTCATACTCATAGTCATGTATTTCAAACAAACCCTCAAAATAGTAAGCTCCAGCTTCGAAAGCAAAATCTACTTCCTTTTGGCCCTTACATAGGAGTTTCTCTCCAGTCACTaccctctcttctctcttctctcactCTTTTTAAGCTCCTTCTTTAGTAATCTTGAATTGAATAAATtatccactctctctctctctctctctctctctctcgtgaaGAAACTCCCAATGGCATTTGCTGACAGGTATAAAAATTGATTCTTTACTCTGTTAATCCCAGACCCAAATCTCTTTTCCTTTCaagtttttctctttttttttcttttaattaaaatgaACAAAGAAAAAACCTCTTCTTGATTGTTAATAGAATCATATGTCAGTGAATAAATGGCTGGAAAGAGAACTTgggtagatttttttttttttcctgttCTTCTTTTTCTGGTTTATTTATTAACTTATTTGTGTCTTATGATCTTCACCAGTACCTTCCTCAATTCAGCTTCCCAATATCTTGGagcaatatatattatatatgtgtaACTTATTCACTTGTTtacttatattattattattattaatcaaAACAAGCAAAAGCTTGACCTTGACTTTCTATTACGAGGTTATTGTTTTAGTAAAATCTTTTTTCTGCAACTGCATTTTGAGCCTCCTTTTCGTCTAACTTATTAGGTTcatcttctcttccttctctgtTCTTTATGATTTATGACACTCCTAACTACCTTAAAGAAATTTGTCTTAACTGAACCGGTAGGCTACTTATAATTAAAGACTCTGGTTGTTGGGCTCTATTATTGTTTAATTTAAAACtgccattttcttcttttgttgaaAATTTCACAACCATATACTGTTTAAGGAATTCTTTTGCCAATTGGTTTGCTCACTTAATCTGTTTACTTGGGTTATTGTTGAGAGACTAGATTTTTGCTACTAATGATTACTATCAATGTATCTGTTGATGCAAATTTCAAGCGATTTTTTCTATGTAGGTGATAAAACAGCTAAGAAGCTAAATTGGGTCAGATTTTAAGGTCAGGATAAGCTAAagtagaagaagaatctaagaaAG is a window of Humulus lupulus chromosome 4, drHumLupu1.1, whole genome shotgun sequence DNA encoding:
- the LOC133830035 gene encoding SUMO-activating enzyme subunit 1B-1-like isoform X2, which produces MDGEELTEQETALYDRQIRVWGADAQRRLSKAHILVSGMKGVAAEFCKNIVLAGVGSLTLVDDRVVTEEALDANFLIPPDDNVFSGKTLAELCCDSLKDFNPMVRVSVEKGDLSSFGVDFYSKFDVVVVCCSSLSTKKLINDKCRKLSKRVAFYTVDCKDSCGEIFVDLLLHRYSKKKLEETVDCELKYPSFKEAISVPWKTLPRKVSKVFFAMRVLERFEEAEGRKPGEVSNDDLPGVKKLKKELCESQSLNESHIPDALLERLVTNGREFPPVCAIVGGILGQEVIKAISGKGDPMKNFFFFDAMDGKGIIEDISSSETGN
- the LOC133830035 gene encoding SUMO-activating enzyme subunit 1B-1-like isoform X1, with amino-acid sequence MAYIYSINPQLCEFTNHYRFFFSCQLTLKMDGEELTEQETALYDRQIRVWGADAQRRLSKAHILVSGMKGVAAEFCKNIVLAGVGSLTLVDDRVVTEEALDANFLIPPDDNVFSGKTLAELCCDSLKDFNPMVRVSVEKGDLSSFGVDFYSKFDVVVVCCSSLSTKKLINDKCRKLSKRVAFYTVDCKDSCGEIFVDLLLHRYSKKKLEETVDCELKYPSFKEAISVPWKTLPRKVSKVFFAMRVLERFEEAEGRKPGEVSNDDLPGVKKLKKELCESQSLNESHIPDALLERLVTNGREFPPVCAIVGGILGQEVIKAISGKGDPMKNFFFFDAMDGKGIIEDISSSETGN